The Candidatus Bathyarchaeota archaeon region GCACTTAGGCGAAAAAATGGCAGGTGGAAAAATAACCGTAAACGGCGATGTAGGCGGCTGGGCAGGCAGCGACATGAAAAAAGGCACAATCGAAATCCACGGCAACGCAGGCGACTACTTAGCTTCACCATACCGAGGCAGCGCCATAGGTATGAAAGGCGGAAACATAACCGTCGACGGCAACGTCGGCAGCGACTCAGCCTGCTATATGCGTGGCGGCGTGATAAAGATTAAGGGTAACGCAGGGCCATTCTTAGGTTATCATATGAGTGACGGAGCCATCTATGTCCAACAGAACGCTGCACCACGACTAGGTGCAAGCATGACTGGCGGCAAAATCATAGTTTCAGGCACAGTCGAGGACATGATGCCTACCTTTAGCATAGACAGCATAAAACCTAAAGTCAAAGTTGACGACACAACAAACGTAACTGGACCATTCTACGTGTTTTTAGGAGACCTCGCCGAGCATGGTACAGGCAAAATCTTTGCTTCCAAGGCCGCTAACCCTGCTTTGAAAGCATACGAAAAATTCCTCTAACCACTATTTTCTATTTTTTAAATTTTAATATTTAACGGCTTTTGCTTCCACAAGAGTAGCTAACATGCATATTTCACGGGTACTGTGATACAAAGGACACGCCAAGCTTGCGGCTTTTTTTGTTTCCTGATCTGAATCAGCCAAAATACCTGACAAAGCAACCACGGATTTATCCATAAAACTTTGTGCCTCTTGAACAGTTTTTGCCGCAACAATCTTCGGCAGCTTTTCCGCAGATTCAAAGCCTTCTAAAAGCACAAAATCCAACCCTAAAAGATGCGGAAGAATTTCTTTTACGCCAAGCCGTTTAGGCAAAAAAATCACTGTTTCCTCTCGGGGAACCGCAACTACTGCTTGAGCACCCGCTTTTCGGTATCGGTCGGTTTCCTTCTGAGGCGTATCCAACGTGGAAACACGAACCATTTCTTTTATTGTACCAACGTGGTAGCCGCGGCGGGTTAACTCTTCTATTAAATGTTCGATTATGGTGGTTTTTCCTGAATGTTTGTCGCCGACTACAGCGATGAGTCTTGGCAAAGCCTACACCTGATCGTATAAGCGGTTTTGTTCTATATATAAGGGAGGGGGTCTGTAGTGAGAGGCGGCCGGGGTTTTTATGTTGCATGTTTATTCTTGAACTTTTGTTTGGCTTTAAATAATGAAATTATAGAAAATCCCGTACATCCAGCTACTCAATCCGCCCAGCCACGCCAAACTACTGGCAGAAACAAACACTACAGCTAGAAAAAACTTGACTAAAACAAATATGAAGATTAGAGGCGACCCAAAACATCCACAACAGAATTTGGGGTCCAATGAAAAAAGAGGAGAGCTCGCCGAAAGCTATTTAGCCCTAATGTTGTTGGGTCATTTCCATCTTGGGCATCAGCACCTTGTCGATTGCGTGGCATACTCCGTTGTCCACGATTATGTCGGGGTTTATGATGTTGGCGTCGTTTACTTTTATTGAACTGTGCAGATGCCATTTTGCTGCGTCGATTTTGAGGTCTTCGCCTTGAACAGTGGTTAATGTCTTTTGTTTGGCTACTTGTGCCGAAGTGTACTTTC contains the following coding sequences:
- a CDS encoding formylmethanofuran dehydrogenase subunit C encodes the protein MIALSPLKKFTYPIQAEAINPDVFQGKTISEIGELTVYEGNKLRKLSELFSIKEMPGEPTTIQIDGDVSQVRRIGLGMKNGEIIINGNAGMHLGEKMAGGKITVNGDVGGWAGSDMKKGTIEIHGNAGDYLASPYRGSAIGMKGGNITVDGNVGSDSACYMRGGVIKIKGNAGPFLGYHMSDGAIYVQQNAAPRLGASMTGGKIIVSGTVEDMMPTFSIDSIKPKVKVDDTTNVTGPFYVFLGDLAEHGTGKIFASKAANPALKAYEKFL
- the mobB gene encoding molybdopterin-guanine dinucleotide biosynthesis protein B, which codes for MPRLIAVVGDKHSGKTTIIEHLIEELTRRGYHVGTIKEMVRVSTLDTPQKETDRYRKAGAQAVVAVPREETVIFLPKRLGVKEILPHLLGLDFVLLEGFESAEKLPKIVAAKTVQEAQSFMDKSVVALSGILADSDQETKKAASLACPLYHSTREICMLATLVEAKAVKY